From the Aspergillus puulaauensis MK2 DNA, chromosome 1, nearly complete sequence genome, the window CAAGTTGGGCTCGAGATTCGATGTTACTTTTATCATGATCCGAAACAGTCAGGTAACAgttctctgcctcttctaGTTCGCCTAGGACCCTGTAGCAATCTCCCATGgccatgaagaagctgaCATCCGCGTGCTCGGAGTGCTGGACAGGTCTATAGAACCGAAGGGCCTCATCGAACATCTCGGCTTCTTTAAGCCCATCGGCAGCTTCACGAAAAAGGTCACCATAATCGTAAACTAGGGCACCTTCCGAAGTATCTTCTGGCTTTAGCCACTGGAAGTGATGCTGTATAGAAGTtagaaaaggcaaaaaatGGATGATTCAGGCCTTACAAGAGCTTCATTAACGTGCCGGCCGCCTAGCTTCAAACGAAAAAGGCCCATCTTGGTACGGAATTCTAACGGCAAACCTGGGCCGTATGACTCCAGCGGCCAACGTTTTGGAATATATCCATCTGCTTTGATTCTTCGAGGGGAatcaccatcatcccacTCGcgatcatcctcatcgaaaTGGTCCCACATTGTGTCGTCTTTGCGACCCAAGAGCCACCGGGAGACCGCTTTCGCAGCCTTGAGCCCTGCGAGGTGTCGACCCAGGTAGGTATACAGCTCGACGTATATATTGGCGTCAGACCAGGTGAATTCCGGGATATTCTCAGGATCCTGTGTCATATAATGCTGTAGACTCTCTGACCAATGATCGAGCGCTTTCTGATATTGATTTTGCTCGGTCAAAGTGTCGGTAAGGAGTCGAAGCGCCCTTACGTCGTGGGGAATATCCCTAAGAATTCTCTCATACTCAGTCACAGCCCTCCCATTGTAACTCAGGCCCCGATAGAGCGCCGCCCTCTGGAAGCGGGTATTGTGGTTCTGCGGGTCGATATCAAGCACACGACTATAACAGTAGAGGACGTCGCTCAGTGCAGCCTCTCGATCATCACCTGCCTGTTCCATTATCATCTTCGCCACCTTCAACCACACAGATATATCCCTTGGTCGAGTGTGAGCACCACTGAAGAGTGCTGTCACTGCCTTATCTTTGTGACCCTGGGCCAGGAAAATTTCTGATAGCAAGGAATGGGCGGCAAACATCTCGGGATTGATCTGAATCGCACGTTTAACTGAATCAATGGCACGGTCGTAGTCTCCATCAATGAAAGCAGAGGTGGCCTCAGAGTGCAGCATTTTAAACTCCGGGCTGGGCTCTACCGGCTTACGGGGACCTCTCTTGACACCTTTACCACCACGAGCGCCATAACGGCCGGAGAACCGACCTCCACGccgacgacgccgacgcGGTGacccttcttcatcatctgaGCCTTGGCTGTCAGCATCTGAGGActcctcttctctgcaaTGGTTAGCTGTCATCCAACAAGATAACTTTTGAGGCGCAGTACTAACGATTCGTCTTCGGAGGACTCTTCAAAAGAAGAGTCTGATTTGGCGTTATCGAGCCCTAAAAGCCTATCATCAACTGCCAATTGCTCCTCATCAGTTTGCGCAGGCGCTTGGGAGTCGTTTCCTGAGAAAAGACCTCTATATAACCGAGGGTCTATGACTGAGGTGTCCGTTGGGGCAAGCGGTTGGCTCCCCTGCCATGGGTATTGGATTGTTTCATCGATGTCGGGATAGGCAATCTCCCCTGAACCAGCGTTGTGGTTGGAGTCGTCCTCATCGAAGTAATCCATTTTGGTTTGTTATCATACTCTGGCGATCATCATTGGACGACGGTCTCGCGGACCAGGATCGTGTGACTGGGCACTGGGTATCCGACTAGTGCATGGGCCCTGGATGATGAAGTAGACGAAGGCCCTGATTTATGCGAGAAGAGCGATGGAAGCGGAATGAAGAAGGAACCTTGCGACGTCGCGAGGCAGATCAAGAAGTTCTTGAGGTCCAGTGACCCCAGTGCCCAATCCGGACAAGCGCGTGCACAGTCTGACTAATGACGGGCATAAGCGTTTTGTTCAGCTTGTTCGGGGGATTTGTTCGGTTTGTTAAATTTAGTCTTTTAGTGCCGGCTCAAGTCGTCAATCTTGATTCTGCTCGACTGGCGAGACTCATTCTTCgcttccccttctcttcatcacccCTCTGTTTCCCacttcatcgtcttctctcctctttttcttactCTCCTTTCGCCCCTCCGCCCCCCTCTCTTCTCCGTCTGGTCTCCCTCTTTTTGGTTGATGCTTGAAGCCTCGCTGTCAATCTGTGTTTGACACACTGTTGCAGTGCCTTTCAGCATCCTTTCGTTACGGCAAAAGCGACTCGAGAACAAGAAAGCAGGTCTGGAAGGACAAAGAAAAACATTTCACGCTGTTACGAGTAACCGCCGTGAACCCTCGTCGCAGACGTCTTTTTTACGATTCCCGTTGAACCACTCTCTTTGTTCAGTCTGACAACTCCTTTGATGCCCTTTCGATTCGATTTCTCTTTCAGAATCCGAGTCAGGTAGTGCAGCCACTGGACTGGCCTGTGCCTCAATCGACATCGCCGAATACTCTACGTTTAGGTTTCTAGCACTTCAAGTTTCCGACAAAAGCAACGCTAGCGATTCCCCTTAGCGAGATCGTTTCGCCTTcattcttaatattagtactCGCGCTCTAATCCGGCTCTAGAGTCGTTCCGATCAAGGCTTCGACAAATACACGCAAACTCAGCAGGTGCTGCAGGTGTTTTGCAGTAATAACTATCTTTTTTGTATCTATTATTCACGGAACCCTCGTGCACAAAAAGCCCCACCAAACCCTTATCACCCCGTCGAGTTGACCTGAACCGTCATCTCCCAAGTCTCCCTCATGGCTAGTCATATAATCGGCAACCGCAACAGCACTCCAGAAGCCTCGAAATCCTCTCTTCGACCGCCTTCGTCGTCTCGCAATTTGGCTACTCACCAGCTTCGGGCATCCGCCGACATGTCGGGCTTTCCGTCCCCCCTCTCGTCCCGCAGCATCCGCCCTGCGTCCGAGGTATACTTCAACCAGCAGGCTCAGACGCCGAGCAACACAGAGGATCCTCTCGACCGCGCAGCACAGCAGTGGCTGGCAGATATTGATCAGTATGAAACCACTCTAGAGGAGATGGCTGCCGCGACGCTAGACCAGGATTTCAAGGATGAGCTCAGCGCAATCGAACAGTGGTTTCGTGTGTTGAGCGAGGCCGAACGAACCGCTGCCCTGTATgctctgctgcagcagactACACAGGTGCAGATTCGTTTCTTCATTCAAGTTCTGCAGCAAATGGCCAAAAGCCACCCTATGTCAGGGTTGCTGTCCCCCGCGAACTTTGGAGAAAAAGGTATGTGTTATAGTAAGacttttgctttttttctgTCAGTATCTAATTTGAATCCACATATAGATGCCATGTCCAACCGTTTGAACGATGCCATGTCAAAGCTCAACGTTGAGGGTTCTCGAAACTCTCTGGGCCGCCCTCCGCCTTCGCCTGGCGCCAAGCGCAACTCTGGTCTTGACTCATCCACAATCAATGCCATGTTCCCCGATGCAGCCGCCGCGATTGCGAAAAAGAAGGCGGAATTTACCCAGCAAACAGGCAATGCACCCCCCTCTAACAGGAACAGTGCAGTCTTCAACGAGCGGACATCATTCGTTGCGCCTACTATTTCTGCTCCTGATAACAATGCGGATAACCTAGGCCAGCCACCCGTATCACCATGGGCTCAACGCGGTGCGTCGGAGCCCCAGCCACCAATCGCTCGGCCCAAGTCATCCTCTGGACAACAGCCTATGGGGCAGTTCAGCCAGTCTGGCCTGCGCTCGCCTCTCCCCACGACGCAAACCGCAACCATTCCCGCTCCCGAAATCGAGGCGCCGTTGCTATCGCCATACAACGTTGGAAATGCCAGCTGGGCTTCCATGACCAACACCCCGATGACTGCAACTTTTGGACAACAGCTTGGAGCTCCTCACCAGCAAGGTTCTCAAGCTGATATGGTGGCCAATGCCACGGCCATGAAGCTGGCTGCTCTCTCGACTGTGAACAACCGTATTGCACTGGACGATGCTCGCAAATACCGCCGCGCTAGGTCCAATGATGGCCAAGGAAAGAACACTCAGAGCGCCAATGCACAGCACTCCATCCCACAAGGCGGTCTGCAAAGCCCCGGCTTACCACCTGGCGCGAACAACCTGGTTTCTGGCCAGTTTTTGAACCCCCAGCAGTTCGCCGCCCTTCAAGCACAGCAACAGGCAGCGATGGCAGGCCGCCGGTCCCGCCCAACATCGCCCGGGATTGCTATGCAGGGCGGCAGCCTAGGGCCTATGGGATTCACCTCCCCGCAGAACAATGGATTCTTGGCTGCTTACGACCCCAACAACCCTCTTATGGGTAATGGATTGGGCACAATTGGCATGGGACAGTTTGGACTCGGTGGCCATGAGGGCTATCTCTCTGACCACTCCGAGGTTGCCCGCGGTCGTTCCCCACGCGGTCGTCGTGGTAGCTCGAAGCCTCCAGAGGACCCTACGGACCCCAATCTTCTCAAGGACATTCCCAACTGGCTGCGATCCCTGCGGTTGCATAAGTACACAGACAACCTGAAGGATTTGAAGTGGGGCGAACTGGTTGAATTGAGCGACAAGCAGCTAGAAGAGCGCGGTGTGAATGCGCTTGGTGCTAGAAACAAGATGCTGAAGGTGAGTTTCCCTTGATATGAGTTGTAGTTTCTTGTGAACTAACCGGATACGCAGGTCTTCGAGCAGGTCAGAGAAGCCAAAGCTGAAGGAAAACTTGAAAATACTGCAGCATGATATGCTTCTGAtttataatttctttttctttttttctttctttttttgcgTTGGACATTCCGCTCTATTCATTTAGTTCGATTCTCTCTGTTGCATTAATTTCGTTAGATAGGCTTTGGGCATAAGTGCTAGGATTCGAATATTTCCTAGGAACGATCTTGGAGAAGCGCCTAGCTGCGTCCGGGCCGGACACCTGCTGGCCAGCCAGTGGAAGCCTGAGAGCTGATTATGTTGTATGCACTGTTCGATGGATGTGATGTGATGAGCGGGTGGACACAAGCTTGAGAGACCCGGTTGTGTCTCAAGCAGGGTGTTGCCCAAATAATTACGACGACGAGCATGTAATTGTTGAGTACTATAGTGACCAATATGACTGTACAAGATTTCCTCACTTGATTTCATCGCTATACTTTGTATGCAGAATTGGAGGCTCTACTCGAAGGCGGAGTCAACCGGCAGAATCACCGAATaacttcatctcctccgAGCGCCGCCATAATCCGTACAACCATCCATTCCAGCTTCAATTCCACACCCCAATCCCCTGGAAAGTCCCGAAAGGAAAGATTAAATATCATAATGCCGCCAACGAATCAAGAaatctccctcctcatcaacccccTCGTCCCTGAATCCGTCCAACACAACAACCGAGTCCGTCACGTCCCCCGGGGTTGCCATTGGCACTCCGAAAGAAACCCAACAAAGCTAACAAGAAACCAGGTCCTAAACCAACTCCACTCCTTaacctccttcctcctcggcctaACAGCCGGAATCCTCGCGCTGCAATCCGCCACCGGCTTCATCTTCTACTTCATCGGCACGATCACCGTCTCGGGTCTATTCCATCTTGTCTTGCTGTACCGGTCGAATGGGAAAGGCGCAGGCGGGTTTTATcccggcgctggaggagaaattgACGGACTTGTTGTGAGGAAGGATGGGGTTGTTAAGGATGCGGGGAGTGGGTTGAGGAAGGGCGCTTGGAGGGATGTGtggtttggtggtggtgtgctTGGGGAGGCGCTTAGTGGGTTTGTTCTTGGGTGGGCTGGTGTTGGGGGTGTGTTGAGGTAATGGATTTCTTTGACGTTtacctctttttcttcgctGGTTCTTTGGAGGGGAGAGTTGGATGTGATGATTGTATTTAATTCAATGCCTGATGCCCGTGGGCATGAAGGCGTGGTTCTATGGTgggataaataaatagattcCAGAATTTATTGGCTTGAAAACGAAAATGTTTAAGAGGACTATCAAAATAACTAGGTACATGCTAGACAACCCcgttatatatattctcacGCACGCCACGACGCATAACTAACGCATGCAAACCACCGATCGTCGTGCTGCAATCAAGCTGCATCAACTGAACTCTGACTCCAAAATTGACATAAAGATCCGACTGCAACTCCAGAACAGCCAGAGAGTCAAGGCCGAGACTGAGAAGCCGCGAGCTGGACAGCACGGCCTCCCCACTGCCCACATGGGTGGCCACTATCCTAGCTACCTTTTCCATGGTTGGAGCATGTAGACTCATTTCCGTGGCCTGAGTCTCGCTGTCGGATTCGAAAGAGGACGGAGTGCACtgagaggaagatgaagtcgTATTCGAGGTCGACTTGTCAACAACATTAACCAGGCTGGGACTTGGGCTTGTTTGTGCTGCAATTCTGTCGCAGATTGTCTCGACAGTGCTCCCCATATCGGCTGGGCTGATGCGGATGTCCACATTAAATACATCCCTGATCCTGGCTTCGATTTCCGAAACGGCTAGAGAGTCCATTCCCATATCTGCTAGGGTTGTTTGAGGCGAGATTTGCTCTGGAGCACAGCCCGTGAGTTCGTGCAGCAAAGTCACGGTCGATGACCAGACACTGGTCGATCCCTCTTGGAATTGTAAAGGATCAGGATTGGTAGCGATTTCCTCAGTTCCAGGAGATACTGACGCAGCATTGGCCAGTTCAACAATCTGTTGAAGCGCGCTCGTTGAAGTCCTGATGAACCTCGTACCAGTTAGGGCTAAAACCAGacatccagatccagattccCCGCCCTCGCTCTCACCGGCCTCATACACAAAGGTATCGTAAAAAATCTCTCGACCCCGTTTACCCGACTGCCTGGTATACACCTGCCAGGTTTGTCCGCGGTTTCTTGCTGTTGTCCCCATGAACCTCGCAGAAATGGCTGCTTCGCCGAAGCCGGAGCAGGCAAAGACCTCGGAGCGTTTCACGTATTCCACCATACTCAGGGCGTGGATCTCAGCGACTACAAGGAACTGGTCGAGAGTAATGGTCCTGTCGACGAATTTTGTATTTCCCGCTGCTGGCGGAATATGCACACGGGCAATGGCTGCATCTTCGTTCATGCTAATTGACTCGAGGCCGCGGTATGCAGGGTCGTATTCTGCTACCTTTTCGAGAAGCTTATATGCTACGCCTCCTGGAGCTGAGAAGACGGCGGTAGTGGCAGCGAAATCCGGGAGACTGGAAATGTGGTACGGGAACATGTTGGtatgttcatgttcatagAAGACGGTTCCAATGGCATGCTGCGCGCAATCACTCTCTAGCGAAAATTCCCAGCACCGTGTTTCAGCCTGTTTCAAACGCAAGCAAAGACCATTTAACAAATCAGAGCCGAGAGGCCTTTTGATTTCCAGCCCAGCGAATCGTATATGGCGAGATGTTGAGGGAATGCTGGGTGTTAGGAGAGCGGCTGCTTGAGCAACCACTTCCATGTACAGTGCAAGCGGCCAGAGAGTTCCGCCCAGAACCTCGCGCCCTCTGAGGATATGTGCAAGGATCCAGTCTTTCTGATCAAGGTCGAACTTGGAGACATGGGGTTCCGGGCGTGAGAGACGTGCCAGCGAGATTAACCCGTCGATTTGTGATGAAAAGTGTTTGTTCTTGATAGGATCAGTGGCATAGGGAAGCCAATACGAGCTTGTATCAAACTGGTAGCCTGGGAGGTCTAGGAGATCACTAGAATAGACAAGATTTCTGGGATGATATGCCCAGCATTGCACAGATGACCCCCGATTCCAAAGCTCCAAGGTGGCATCGACAACCGAGTCCAATGGATTTGTATTCGTATTTGATACCCCCAGCTGCAGTCCGCAAGCGTAGTTCGACTTGCTGGTTAGCGATTGCTTCGCTAGTATAACTgctccagagccagagcccgCTTCTAGCCAGATACATGGCCCAAGGTCTCGTTCTATCCGGCGTACCGCGTCGCAGAAGTAGACTGGCCTGCGCGAATGCTCGGCTACCAGCTGTGGGGTGAATGTACTCCAGGAGGTAGTCTCAGAGCAGGTCTCGATAGGGATAACGGGGCTATTGTAAGAAACAGTACGGGCTAGGTCCAAGTACTGCACTGTGAGGGGGTCCACGAGTTTAGAGTGAAAGCCATGGGTGGTCTTGAGTCTTCTGGTGGTCAGCGATGCCGTTGATGCTCTCGTCTCGACGTTCGCGATAGCCAACTCGCTGCCCACGAGAACATGGTGATTTGGCCCGTTATAACAAGCAACCTCTATAGAGTCGTCTCCTAGGCTTGATTCTGACCACGCCAGGGCTTCTGCACCGGCTCTGTCAACCTCGACGGAGAGCATAGACCCCTTCTCATCGCCCCAGTAATCCCTGATTAGACTCGCCCGTCCGACAACAAGCTTCAATGCATCTTCGAGAGTAACAACGCCAGAAATACACATCGCGGTTAGCTGCCCAAAGCTATGGCCGATGACCCTGTGGACCGAAAGCCCTGCGTCTAGCCAGGCTTTAGCGCAGGCATACTGCACTGAAAACAGGCAGCCGTGAAGCATTGCTATATCTTCAACGGGTTCTTGGCTGAATATCCCAGGGAACAAGCTGGGTAATCCCATCCCTCGGATCAGCGCATCGCACCTGTCCACGTTCTGACGGAGATAGTAAGCCGAGTCGTACACTGCTTTGCTGAAGTGAAGCGTCGAGCCGGTCTGGCCGCCGAACACCAGGACAATAGgcttttcttgttttctggGAGACGGTGGTAGCAGTGCCGATGTTTCTTCGGCAGCTTGGGCGTGGGATTTTAGGAGGACCTGTAGCTCTGATAGTGAGCTTGCGCTGAAAGCTATACGGTGGCGTAGGCTGcggttctgctgctgcgcaacAAGAGAGAAAATATCGGCCAACGAGAGAGATTTTGATATCGTCTCAATATACTGAGCAAGGATGAGGCAGTATCTTTTCAGACTAACGTGGGACTGCGCGGATATAAGAAAGGGGTAGCGAGTTAGGGCTTGCGTCGTATCTGTCGTGGAGGGCAGGGTCTTTGACGGAGGCTGGC encodes:
- the VTS1 gene encoding RNA-binding protein VTS1 (COG:J,T;~EggNog:ENOG410QD6F;~InterPro:IPR037635,IPR013761,IPR001660;~PFAM:PF07647;~antiSMASH:Cluster_1.12;~go_function: GO:0003729 - mRNA binding [Evidence IEA];~go_function: GO:0005515 - protein binding [Evidence IEA];~go_process: GO:0043488 - regulation of mRNA stability [Evidence IEA]), with translation MASHIIGNRNSTPEASKSSLRPPSSSRNLATHQLRASADMSGFPSPLSSRSIRPASEVYFNQQAQTPSNTEDPLDRAAQQWLADIDQYETTLEEMAAATLDQDFKDELSAIEQWFRVLSEAERTAALYALLQQTTQVQIRFFIQVLQQMAKSHPMSGLLSPANFGEKDAMSNRLNDAMSKLNVEGSRNSLGRPPPSPGAKRNSGLDSSTINAMFPDAAAAIAKKKAEFTQQTGNAPPSNRNSAVFNERTSFVAPTISAPDNNADNLGQPPVSPWAQRGASEPQPPIARPKSSSGQQPMGQFSQSGLRSPLPTTQTATIPAPEIEAPLLSPYNVGNASWASMTNTPMTATFGQQLGAPHQQGSQADMVANATAMKLAALSTVNNRIALDDARKYRRARSNDGQGKNTQSANAQHSIPQGGLQSPGLPPGANNLVSGQFLNPQQFAALQAQQQAAMAGRRSRPTSPGIAMQGGSLGPMGFTSPQNNGFLAAYDPNNPLMGNGLGTIGMGQFGLGGHEGYLSDHSEVARGRSPRGRRGSSKPPEDPTDPNLLKDIPNWLRSLRLHKYTDNLKDLKWGELVELSDKQLEERGVNALGARNKMLKVFEQVREAKAEGKLENTAA
- a CDS encoding EMC6 family protein (COG:S;~EggNog:ENOG410PRGN;~InterPro:IPR029008,IPR008504;~PFAM:PF07019;~TransMembrane:3 (i30-47o53-73i117-138o);~antiSMASH:Cluster_1.12;~go_component: GO:0005783 - endoplasmic reticulum [Evidence IEA];~go_component: GO:0016021 - integral component of membrane [Evidence IEA];~go_component: GO:0072546 - ER membrane protein complex [Evidence IEA]) — protein: MPPTNQEISLLINPLVPESVQHNNRVLNQLHSLTSFLLGLTAGILALQSATGFIFYFIGTITVSGLFHLVLLYRSNGKGAGGFYPGAGGEIDGLVVRKDGVVKDAGSGLRKGAWRDVWFGGGVLGEALSGFVLGWAGVGGVLR
- a CDS encoding non-reducing polyketide synthase spyA (COG:I;~EggNog:ENOG410PMPI;~InterPro:IPR016036,IPR032088,IPR016035,IPR009081, IPR001227,IPR014043,IPR036736,IPR016039,IPR018201, IPR002195,IPR042104,IPR014030,IPR014031,IPR020841;~PFAM:PF00109,PF16073,PF02801,PF00698,PF00550;~SMCOG1093:Beta-ketoacyl synthase;~antiSMASH:Cluster_1.12;~go_function: GO:0004315 - 3-oxoacyl-[acyl-carrier-protein] synthase activity [Evidence IEA];~go_function: GO:0016740 - transferase activity [Evidence IEA];~go_function: GO:0016746 - transferase activity, transferring acyl groups [Evidence IEA];~go_function: GO:0016812 - hydrolase activity, acting on carbon-nitrogen (but not peptide) bonds, in cyclic amides [Evidence IEA];~go_process: GO:0006633 - fatty acid biosynthetic process [Evidence IEA]), which codes for MSSSIPSLIVCGSQTIPPARETLDQLASYLTQSSSPELNAIREVILALPELWTTLKATEPLFHALPDEPIISLRDWLSRHDTGSEGYSDSYNIPHLNIPDTLPNILLAPLTVVIHIAQYSRYLDGLGLDGSDDAHVHIRNPTAAQTTDIGTKFQGLCIGSLSAAALDASPTRAALVQNAAAAVRLAGCIGAYIDSGRLTDSGSKSCSEMVCVIARWGVDCCREMVDGILSRYPEAYISVELDYNSVTITVPTGDLPSLQEDLSKKGARVASVPVNGRYHNKSNDHSLQSLLRLCLSDPSGPFWVPWGQDKLESCLRSILTEPAGWFSDMSKTINSLPPAGTQTAITTLELGLVSCIAPSLAALPHHRISRGTLSPSTRPYNYPDTSIAIIGAACKYPGAHSLNQLWNIIATGQVMYGEAPPGRFGKETVSGNFLTDADQFDYGLFGISPREVVYMDPQQRIALQVAYQAVESSGYFGSPNPDGDVGCYVGVGSSDYEYNIHSNTPTAYSFTGTSRAFVSGRISHYFNWTGPSITIDTACSSSAAAIHQACSGIVLGDCAVALAGGVNIMTSLPADRNIAAAGMTNSTRPCRPFDADAAGYSRGEGCGFIVLKRLSDALSQGDNVLGVIAATATNQSDGSSSITVPVLQSQSDLYRRVLSRAAMSASDVSYVEAHGTGTQRGDPVEYQSASEVFGSGRYRAKSHKVHIGSVKANIGHTEAASGVAGVLKVLLMLKHGQIPPQAGFSSLNPAIPSPDTRQISIATRLEQWRSNFRAACVNNYGAAGNNTAIVICQPPSKTLPSTTDTTQALTRYPFLISAQSHVSLKRYCLILAQYIETISKSLSLADIFSLVAQQQNRSLRHRIAFSASSLSELQVLLKSHAQAAEETSALLPPSPRKQEKPIVLVFGGQTGSTLHFSKAVYDSAYYLRQNVDRCDALIRGMGLPSLFPGIFSQEPVEDIAMLHGCLFSVQYACAKAWLDAGLSVHRVIGHSFGQLTAMCISGVVTLEDALKLVVGRASLIRDYWGDEKGSMLSVEVDRAGAEALAWSESSLGDDSIEVACYNGPNHHVLVGSELAIANVETRASTASLTTRRLKTTHGFHSKLVDPLTVQYLDLARTVSYNSPVIPIETCSETTSWSTFTPQLVAEHSRRPVYFCDAVRRIERDLGPCIWLEAGSGSGAVILAKQSLTSKSNYACGLQLGVSNTNTNPLDSVVDATLELWNRGSSVQCWAYHPRNLVYSSDLLDLPGYQFDTSSYWLPYATDPIKNKHFSSQIDGLISLARLSRPEPHVSKFDLDQKDWILAHILRGREVLGGTLWPLALYMEVVAQAAALLTPSIPSTSRHIRFAGLEIKRPLGSDLLNGLCLRLKQAETRCWEFSLESDCAQHAIGTVFYEHEHTNMFPYHISSLPDFAATTAVFSAPGGVAYKLLEKVAEYDPAYRGLESISMNEDAAIARVHIPPAAGNTKFVDRTITLDQFLVVAEIHALSMVEYVKRSEVFACSGFGEAAISARFMGTTARNRGQTWQVYTRQSGKRGREIFYDTFVYEAGESEGGESGSGCLVLALTGTRFIRTSTSALQQIVELANAASVSPGTEEIATNPDPLQFQEGSTSVWSSTVTLLHELTGCAPEQISPQTTLADMGMDSLAVSEIEARIRDVFNVDIRISPADMGSTVETICDRIAAQTSPSPSLVNVVDKSTSNTTSSSSQCTPSSFESDSETQATEMSLHAPTMEKVARIVATHVGSGEAVLSSSRLLSLGLDSLAVLELQSDLYVNFGVRVQLMQLDCSTTIGGLHALVMRRGVRENIYNGVV